A genomic segment from Paramixta manurensis encodes:
- the yccA gene encoding FtsH protease modulator YccA: MDRIVYSTRTNSLLSTHKVLRNTYFLLGLTLAFSAVTATASTVLALPAPGLILMLVGFYGLMFLTYRLANSPAGILAAFAFTGFLGYCLGPILNSFLSAGMGDVVALALGGTALVFFCCSAYVLTTRKNMSFLGGMMMAGFVVLLVAVIANLFLHLPALQLAISALFILFSAGAILLETSNIIHGGETNYIRATVSLYVSLYNIFISLLSILGFARNN; encoded by the coding sequence ATGGATCGTATTGTTTATTCTACACGCACCAACTCCTTGTTGAGCACCCACAAGGTTCTGCGCAATACCTATTTTCTATTGGGATTGACGTTGGCGTTTTCCGCCGTAACCGCTACCGCCAGCACGGTACTTGCTCTACCCGCTCCGGGGTTGATTCTGATGCTGGTGGGTTTTTATGGCCTGATGTTTTTAACCTACCGGCTGGCCAACAGTCCGGCGGGTATTCTGGCCGCTTTCGCTTTTACCGGCTTTCTCGGCTACTGCCTCGGGCCGATTCTGAACAGCTTTCTTAGCGCCGGTATGGGGGATGTCGTTGCATTAGCTTTAGGCGGCACCGCGCTGGTGTTCTTCTGCTGCTCGGCCTATGTGCTGACCACCCGCAAAAATATGTCCTTTCTCGGCGGAATGATGATGGCGGGCTTTGTGGTGCTGTTGGTGGCGGTTATCGCTAACCTGTTTTTACACCTCCCGGCATTGCAATTGGCGATTAGCGCTCTGTTTATTCTGTTTTCCGCTGGCGCTATCCTGTTGGAAACCAGCAATATTATCCACGGTGGTGAAACCAACTATATCCGCGCCACGGTTAGTCTGTACGTTTCGCTCTATAACATCTTCATTAGTCTGTTAAGCATTCTCGGTTTCGCACGTAATAACTAA
- the agp gene encoding bifunctional glucose-1-phosphatase/inositol phosphatase, protein MIKKLSLCALSVIAALPLGISAQAADGDLQLQQVLIFSRHNLRAPLATNGSVLAQSTKKAWPEWDVPGGQLTTKGGVLEVYMGNYTREWLAQQGLVKNGECPASEDVFAYANSLQRTVATAQFFINGAFPGCDVTVTHQDDMGSMDPIFNPVITDGSDEFNKKALTAMNAAGEKLSLKPAFQRLEKIVDYKNAPACKDKKQCGLSSDNQNKFSADNGKEPGVAGPLSIGNSLVDAFTLQYYEGFPMDQVAWGQIKTPEQWKELSAIKNGYQDALFTSPDVAREVAAPLVDYIRSQLIDQDKASAPKVMLMVGHDSNIASMLTALNFKPYTLPGQNERTPIGGQIVFERWHDTKSDKDLVKVEYVYQTSEQLRNAEPLSLKNPAKRVTLQLTGCQADANGYCSWDQFAQVLNGALQGTPMQQPAATAPQAPAKAATNDAANSDKLAADKAAADKAAADKAAADKAAADKAAQAKAAEEKVTADKAAAEQAAKDKASKAKQPQEKTQQPQGQPAKPAPEKTPEKAQQAAPADENKAA, encoded by the coding sequence ATGATCAAAAAATTAAGTCTCTGCGCGTTGTCCGTCATCGCCGCATTACCTTTGGGAATCTCTGCTCAGGCCGCTGATGGCGATTTACAACTTCAGCAAGTGCTCATCTTCAGCCGCCATAACCTCCGCGCCCCGCTCGCAACGAATGGCAGTGTGTTAGCGCAATCCACTAAAAAAGCATGGCCCGAATGGGATGTTCCCGGTGGTCAACTCACCACCAAAGGGGGAGTGCTTGAGGTGTATATGGGGAATTACACCCGTGAATGGTTAGCGCAACAAGGGTTGGTAAAGAACGGTGAATGCCCGGCTTCTGAAGATGTGTTCGCGTATGCCAATAGTTTGCAACGTACCGTCGCCACCGCACAGTTTTTCATTAATGGCGCCTTCCCGGGCTGTGATGTAACGGTGACACACCAAGATGATATGGGCAGTATGGACCCGATTTTTAATCCGGTTATTACTGACGGTAGTGACGAGTTTAACAAAAAAGCGTTGACCGCAATGAATGCCGCAGGCGAGAAACTTAGTCTGAAGCCTGCTTTCCAGCGCCTGGAAAAAATAGTTGATTATAAAAACGCGCCAGCTTGTAAAGATAAGAAGCAGTGTGGTTTAAGCAGTGATAATCAAAACAAATTTAGCGCGGATAACGGTAAAGAGCCGGGCGTTGCCGGGCCGCTAAGTATTGGTAACTCGTTGGTTGACGCTTTCACCCTGCAATATTACGAAGGTTTCCCGATGGATCAGGTTGCGTGGGGGCAAATCAAAACGCCTGAGCAATGGAAAGAGTTATCAGCGATTAAAAACGGTTACCAGGACGCGTTATTTACCTCCCCGGACGTTGCGCGGGAAGTGGCCGCACCGCTGGTGGATTATATTCGCAGCCAACTGATCGATCAGGACAAAGCTTCGGCGCCGAAAGTAATGCTGATGGTTGGGCATGATTCCAATATCGCATCGATGCTAACCGCGCTGAATTTCAAACCGTACACGTTGCCGGGACAAAATGAAAGAACGCCGATTGGCGGTCAAATTGTGTTCGAGCGCTGGCACGATACGAAGAGCGATAAGGATTTGGTAAAAGTGGAATACGTTTACCAGACTTCCGAACAGTTACGTAACGCTGAGCCGCTGTCGCTGAAAAACCCAGCTAAACGTGTCACATTGCAACTTACCGGGTGCCAGGCGGATGCCAATGGCTATTGCTCTTGGGATCAATTCGCGCAGGTTTTAAATGGCGCATTGCAAGGGACGCCAATGCAACAACCGGCTGCCACAGCGCCGCAGGCACCGGCAAAAGCCGCGACCAATGATGCCGCTAATAGCGACAAACTGGCGGCGGATAAAGCTGCTGCCGACAAGGCTGCGGCAGATAAAGCCGCCGCGGATAAAGCCGCTGCAGATAAAGCAGCACAAGCAAAAGCCGCTGAAGAGAAAGTGACGGCAGATAAAGCCGCGGCTGAGCAAGCGGCGAAAGATAAAGCCAGTAAAGCGAAACAGCCGCAAGAGAAAACGCAGCAGCCTCAGGGGCAACCGGCGAAGCCGGCACCCGAAAAAACGCCAGAAAAAGCGCAACAGGCGGCGCCTGCTGATGAGAATAAAGCCGCATAA
- a CDS encoding NAD-dependent succinate-semialdehyde dehydrogenase: MSTYQTINPATNQLIKTWPAHTDQQVEQALATAHQLYQSSWSKGDIQPRIQVLKKLADIIESRVDELAKVISVEMGKLIGQSRGEVKICAQIARYYAENAARFLQPTPYPSSLGNAWVENHPIGVLVAVEPWNFPYYQLMRVLAPNLAAGNPVLAKHAAIVPHCATVFEALVHEAGAPDGAWTNLFVSNDKIAELIADDRVQGAALTGSERAGSAVAAQAGKYLKKTTLELGGNDVFVVLEDSDLEEAVKQGVQARLSNAGQVCTAAKRFIVHEKIAERFLENFTAAFRAVKLGDPLDESTTLGPLSSADARDRLVKQVQNAVDHGATLHYGGEVAPGDGFFYQPTILTGITRDNPAWFEEFFGPVAQVYVVPDDDAVVALANDSHYGLGGAIFTGDIERGKRLASRIETGMVFINSQSDTSAELPFGGVKRSGYGRELADLGIKEFVNQKLVVVAG; this comes from the coding sequence ATGTCAACATACCAGACGATCAATCCTGCGACGAATCAACTGATTAAAACGTGGCCAGCACATACCGACCAACAGGTTGAACAGGCGCTCGCCACCGCGCACCAGCTCTATCAATCGTCATGGTCTAAAGGCGATATTCAACCGCGGATTCAAGTCCTCAAAAAACTGGCGGATATTATAGAGAGTCGCGTTGATGAACTGGCGAAAGTCATCAGCGTTGAGATGGGAAAACTGATCGGTCAAAGCCGCGGCGAAGTCAAAATCTGTGCGCAAATCGCCCGTTATTACGCAGAAAACGCGGCACGTTTTCTGCAACCCACTCCTTATCCATCTTCACTGGGCAACGCTTGGGTTGAGAATCACCCTATTGGCGTGTTAGTGGCGGTTGAACCATGGAACTTCCCCTATTACCAATTGATGCGTGTGTTAGCGCCAAACCTTGCGGCCGGTAATCCGGTGCTAGCCAAACACGCGGCAATCGTTCCTCATTGCGCAACGGTGTTTGAAGCGCTGGTGCATGAAGCTGGCGCGCCGGACGGTGCCTGGACTAATCTCTTTGTCTCCAATGATAAAATTGCCGAGCTGATCGCAGATGATCGGGTTCAGGGCGCCGCCTTAACCGGTTCGGAACGCGCGGGCAGCGCAGTCGCGGCTCAGGCGGGGAAATATCTCAAAAAAACCACGCTGGAACTGGGGGGTAACGATGTTTTCGTGGTGCTGGAAGACAGCGATCTGGAAGAGGCGGTTAAACAAGGCGTGCAGGCTCGGCTGAGTAATGCCGGACAAGTTTGTACTGCCGCGAAACGGTTTATCGTGCATGAAAAAATCGCTGAGCGCTTTTTGGAAAATTTTACCGCCGCTTTCCGTGCAGTTAAATTAGGCGACCCTTTGGATGAAAGCACCACCTTGGGGCCACTCTCCTCCGCCGATGCCCGAGACCGGTTAGTAAAACAAGTGCAGAATGCCGTCGATCATGGCGCAACGCTACACTATGGCGGTGAAGTGGCTCCGGGAGACGGTTTTTTCTACCAGCCAACGATTTTAACCGGCATCACGCGCGATAATCCGGCATGGTTTGAAGAGTTCTTTGGGCCAGTGGCACAGGTCTATGTGGTGCCAGATGATGATGCGGTGGTCGCGCTGGCCAATGACTCGCATTATGGTCTGGGAGGCGCAATATTCACCGGCGACATTGAGCGCGGCAAGCGCCTCGCATCGCGCATTGAAACCGGAATGGTGTTTATCAATTCGCAAAGTGATACGTCGGCAGAGTTACCCTTTGGCGGAGTGAAACGTTCCGGCTATGGGCGCGAACTTGCTGATCTCGGGATTAAAGAGTTTGTGAACCAAAAACTGGTGGTAGTGGCGGGATAA
- a CDS encoding YccJ family protein, translating to MATQQSKAHRVGEWASLRHTSPEIAEAIFEVANYDEKLAEEIWAQQGSDDVLLRAFDKTDQDVLTWDDKVVERKNV from the coding sequence ATGGCAACGCAACAATCTAAAGCACATCGTGTCGGCGAATGGGCAAGTCTGCGCCATACCTCGCCAGAGATTGCAGAGGCCATTTTTGAAGTGGCGAATTATGACGAGAAGTTGGCTGAGGAAATTTGGGCACAGCAAGGTAGCGATGATGTGTTACTGCGCGCATTTGACAAAACTGACCAAGACGTTCTGACATGGGACGACAAAGTGGTTGAGCGTAAAAACGTTTAA
- the wrbA gene encoding NAD(P)H:quinone oxidoreductase → MAKVLVLYYSMYGHIETMANAVAEGARRVSGAEVTIKRVPETMDPERFAQVGGKTSQPAEEATPEDLPQYDAIILGTPTRFGNMAGQMRTFLDRTGGLWASGALYGKLASVFSSTGTGGGQEHTISSTWTTLAHHGLVIVPIGYAAKELFDVSQVRGGTPYGATTIAGGDGKRQPTEEELNIARYQGEYVAGLAVKLNG, encoded by the coding sequence ATGGCAAAGGTATTAGTGCTCTACTATTCCATGTATGGACACATTGAAACCATGGCGAACGCCGTTGCTGAAGGTGCCCGCCGTGTCAGCGGCGCGGAGGTCACCATCAAACGCGTGCCTGAAACCATGGATCCCGAGCGCTTTGCACAAGTTGGCGGAAAAACATCCCAACCCGCCGAAGAAGCTACCCCCGAAGATTTACCGCAATATGACGCGATCATTTTGGGTACACCAACCCGATTTGGCAACATGGCCGGGCAAATGCGAACTTTCCTTGATCGCACCGGCGGGTTATGGGCATCAGGCGCGCTGTACGGCAAGTTGGCTAGCGTTTTCTCTTCAACCGGTACTGGCGGTGGCCAGGAACATACCATCTCTTCAACCTGGACGACCCTTGCCCACCACGGCCTGGTCATTGTCCCGATAGGTTACGCGGCAAAAGAGTTATTTGATGTCAGCCAGGTTCGCGGCGGAACACCTTACGGCGCCACCACTATTGCCGGCGGCGATGGCAAACGGCAACCCACTGAGGAAGAGCTGAATATTGCGCGCTATCAAGGGGAGTACGTCGCAGGTTTAGCGGTGAAACTGAACGGATAA
- a CDS encoding general stress protein yields MAEHRGGSGNFAEDRARAAEAGRKGGKNSGGNFKNDPQRAAKAGEKGGRSGSKK; encoded by the coding sequence ATGGCAGAGCATCGTGGAGGATCTGGTAATTTCGCTGAAGATCGTGCAAGAGCAGCAGAGGCAGGTCGCAAAGGCGGAAAAAATAGCGGAGGTAATTTCAAAAACGATCCGCAGCGCGCTGCAAAAGCGGGCGAGAAAGGGGGACGCAGCGGCAGCAAAAAGTAG
- the rutR gene encoding HTH-type transcriptional regulator RutR — MKSTVTSPTRRDRAVAAKRSAILRAALTFFSQYGMHGTRLEQVAEGAQVSKTNLLYYFPSKEALYIAVLKQILDVWLAPLRALRRDHQPLDAIREYIRMKLEVSRDHPQASRLFCLEMLQGAPLLKTELEGDLKTLIDEKAAIIEEWIREGRLASVQPQHLVFMLWATTQHYADFATQVEAITGQTLHDEAFFNQTVENVQHMIIEGIRVRPQ; from the coding sequence GTGAAGTCGACGGTAACTTCCCCAACACGCCGCGATCGCGCGGTAGCAGCAAAACGTTCAGCCATTCTTCGCGCTGCACTGACGTTCTTTTCACAGTATGGCATGCATGGAACCCGTCTTGAGCAAGTGGCTGAGGGCGCGCAGGTCTCTAAAACCAACCTACTCTACTATTTTCCCTCCAAAGAAGCGCTGTATATCGCGGTGCTAAAACAGATTCTTGATGTTTGGTTAGCGCCATTACGTGCGCTACGGCGTGATCATCAGCCGTTAGATGCCATCCGTGAATATATTCGCATGAAGCTCGAAGTTTCGCGTGACCATCCTCAGGCATCGCGCTTGTTTTGCCTTGAGATGCTACAAGGCGCGCCGTTGCTCAAAACCGAGCTGGAGGGCGACCTGAAAACGTTGATTGATGAGAAAGCCGCAATTATCGAAGAATGGATTAGGGAAGGACGTCTTGCCAGTGTACAACCTCAGCATCTGGTTTTTATGCTGTGGGCCACGACTCAGCACTATGCCGATTTTGCCACTCAGGTTGAAGCGATAACCGGGCAAACGTTGCATGATGAGGCTTTTTTTAACCAGACGGTAGAAAACGTACAACACATGATAATTGAAGGGATTCGAGTCCGACCACAATGA
- the cycA gene encoding D-serine/D-alanine/glycine transporter, with protein sequence MVDHSKEAALSEEGPDKLQRNLHNRHIQLIAIGGAIGTGLFMGSGKTISLAGPSIIFVYMIIGFMLFFVMRAMGELLLSNLEYKSFSDFAADLLGPWAGYFTGWTYWFCWVVTGIADVVAISSYFQLWFPDFSVWMSALLCIAVFLALNIATVKLFGEMEFWFAIIKIVAIVALIVTGIVLVAMHYPSPGGGSASLANIWNHGGLFPKGISGFFAGFQIAVFAFVGIELVGTAAAETHDPHTVLPRAINAIPLRVIMFYVLALMVIMAVTPWSSVMPDRSPFVEMFVLIGLPAAASIVNFVVLTSAASSANSGIFSTSRMLYGLSQQGVAHRCFGRLSRRAVPTSGLFFSCLCLLVGVALIYLIPNVMTVFTMVTTVSAILFMFVWTIILCSYLAYRKKYPERHQQSRFKMPLGKFMCWACMAFFIFVLVLLTLEDDTRQALMVTPIWFIILAVGWFLRSRKTA encoded by the coding sequence ATGGTTGATCACTCAAAAGAAGCAGCACTCTCTGAAGAGGGGCCGGATAAGCTCCAGCGCAATCTTCATAATCGTCATATCCAACTTATCGCTATCGGCGGCGCTATTGGTACCGGGCTATTTATGGGATCGGGCAAAACCATTAGCCTTGCCGGGCCATCAATCATTTTCGTCTATATGATCATCGGCTTCATGCTGTTTTTTGTCATGCGGGCGATGGGCGAACTGTTACTTTCTAATCTGGAATATAAGTCATTTAGTGACTTTGCCGCCGACTTGCTTGGTCCATGGGCTGGCTATTTTACCGGCTGGACGTACTGGTTCTGCTGGGTGGTGACCGGTATTGCCGATGTGGTCGCCATCAGTTCCTACTTTCAACTTTGGTTTCCTGACTTTTCCGTCTGGATGAGCGCCCTACTCTGTATTGCCGTGTTTTTAGCGCTGAATATTGCGACAGTGAAATTGTTTGGCGAAATGGAGTTTTGGTTTGCCATCATCAAAATCGTCGCCATAGTCGCCCTGATTGTCACCGGAATTGTCTTGGTTGCCATGCACTATCCATCTCCCGGCGGCGGCAGCGCTTCACTGGCTAATATCTGGAATCATGGCGGCCTGTTCCCAAAAGGGATTAGCGGTTTCTTCGCTGGCTTTCAAATTGCGGTGTTTGCCTTTGTGGGCATTGAACTGGTCGGCACCGCTGCGGCGGAAACGCATGATCCGCACACGGTGCTGCCACGCGCGATTAATGCCATCCCGCTGCGCGTTATCATGTTTTATGTGCTTGCCTTAATGGTCATCATGGCGGTAACGCCGTGGAGCAGCGTCATGCCCGACCGTAGCCCATTCGTCGAGATGTTCGTACTGATTGGCTTACCTGCCGCCGCGAGCATCGTTAACTTTGTGGTGCTCACCTCTGCGGCTTCATCGGCGAATAGCGGCATTTTTTCCACCAGCCGTATGTTGTATGGCTTATCGCAACAGGGAGTGGCGCATCGCTGCTTTGGTCGGTTATCGCGTCGCGCGGTGCCCACCAGCGGATTGTTCTTCTCTTGCTTATGCCTGCTGGTCGGCGTAGCGCTGATTTACCTGATCCCAAATGTGATGACGGTGTTCACGATGGTAACCACCGTCTCGGCGATTTTGTTTATGTTTGTCTGGACCATTATTTTATGTTCTTACCTCGCCTACCGTAAAAAATACCCGGAACGCCATCAACAATCGCGTTTTAAGATGCCGTTGGGGAAATTTATGTGTTGGGCGTGTATGGCCTTTTTTATCTTCGTATTGGTCTTGCTAACGTTAGAGGACGATACGCGTCAGGCATTAATGGTCACGCCAATTTGGTTTATTATTTTGGCGGTAGGTTGGTTTTTGCGTAGCAGGAAAACAGCCTGA
- a CDS encoding DUF4396 domain-containing protein, which produces MINQLAILFLIIGVCTLMMIAKDLLVRPHPIKIMNLVWPVTGLYMPFIGWVAWWYLGRRYVYQPSAALIAARRPKWQGTFIATSLCAAACVFGDIITLPIITLINHLGFKTTLLLQAITAFLLSVILGLMMQFWAIKQRQRLSFGRSLLQAIKTETFPLAVYQAGIFFTMALALKFVLQQQVNPTLLLFWFMLQIAILTGFVFSWPANRFLIKRGAPLMS; this is translated from the coding sequence ATGATCAATCAACTGGCAATACTATTTTTAATCATTGGTGTCTGCACACTAATGATGATCGCAAAGGATCTGCTCGTGCGGCCACATCCAATAAAAATTATGAACCTCGTGTGGCCGGTTACCGGCTTATATATGCCATTTATTGGCTGGGTAGCCTGGTGGTATCTGGGAAGGCGTTATGTCTATCAGCCTTCGGCGGCATTGATTGCCGCAAGGCGACCTAAATGGCAAGGTACTTTTATTGCGACTTCATTGTGCGCAGCAGCCTGCGTTTTTGGCGATATTATCACGCTACCAATTATCACCCTAATAAACCATCTCGGTTTTAAAACCACGTTACTTCTTCAGGCAATAACCGCTTTTCTGCTCTCGGTCATTTTGGGACTCATGATGCAATTTTGGGCAATAAAACAACGTCAGCGACTTTCGTTTGGCCGTTCGTTATTGCAAGCGATAAAAACCGAGACGTTCCCCTTGGCTGTTTACCAGGCGGGTATTTTTTTCACCATGGCGTTAGCCCTGAAATTTGTCCTGCAGCAGCAGGTTAATCCCACATTATTACTGTTTTGGTTCATGTTGCAGATCGCGATTCTTACCGGCTTTGTTTTTTCCTGGCCCGCTAATCGCTTCTTGATCAAACGTGGTGCGCCATTGATGAGTTAG
- a CDS encoding acyl-homoserine-lactone synthase, whose protein sequence is MKIIQTQLKDMPSSLLAELGSYRYNVFARGEGWSIPSRLSTPGQEYDRFDRSDVTWLIAWSAQDGISGCVRLMHWQEPQGIDGIGASFEDEAVWEMSRFSARLEVDEELPLNILWHAVQLAETSGIKYIVSAATPMLEKMFDQHQVAFEPLSPGLIQSEDNLFAVKIPVDQPELAKKYRGARRFSPEEVLPSLGVSINWQTRGR, encoded by the coding sequence ATGAAAATTATCCAAACCCAGCTGAAGGATATGCCATCTTCGTTATTAGCTGAATTGGGCAGCTATCGCTATAACGTTTTTGCGCGTGGTGAAGGGTGGTCAATTCCATCGCGTTTAAGCACGCCGGGTCAAGAGTACGATCGTTTCGATCGTTCAGATGTCACCTGGCTGATTGCCTGGAGCGCACAGGATGGAATTAGTGGCTGCGTGCGGCTAATGCACTGGCAAGAACCGCAGGGCATCGATGGGATTGGTGCTTCATTCGAGGATGAAGCCGTATGGGAAATGTCACGCTTTTCAGCACGACTAGAAGTCGATGAAGAGTTACCGCTCAATATCTTATGGCATGCGGTTCAATTAGCGGAAACCTCGGGGATTAAATATATCGTCAGTGCCGCTACTCCGATGTTGGAAAAGATGTTTGACCAGCATCAGGTGGCATTTGAGCCCTTATCACCGGGGTTAATCCAGTCGGAAGATAATTTATTTGCGGTAAAAATCCCGGTTGACCAACCTGAGCTGGCAAAAAAATATCGTGGCGCGCGCCGCTTTAGCCCGGAAGAGGTGCTGCCTTCATTAGGTGTATCGATCAACTGGCAGACGCGTGGTCGCTAA
- a CDS encoding GlpM family protein has protein sequence MGLLLKAALGAAVVLLIGILAKTRNYYIAGLVPLFPTFALIAHYIVATERNVEALRATIIFGMWAIVPYFIYLLSLWYLIGLMRLPWALGSAVLCWVAAAWLLISLWSKWH, from the coding sequence ATGGGCTTACTTCTCAAAGCGGCGCTCGGTGCCGCCGTGGTCTTACTGATTGGGATACTGGCAAAAACGCGTAATTATTATATCGCCGGGCTAGTACCGCTGTTTCCAACCTTTGCACTTATCGCCCACTATATTGTTGCCACAGAACGTAATGTTGAAGCCTTACGCGCCACGATTATTTTTGGCATGTGGGCGATTGTTCCCTACTTTATCTATCTGTTATCACTTTGGTATTTGATTGGCTTAATGCGGCTCCCGTGGGCACTAGGCAGTGCAGTGCTCTGCTGGGTCGCCGCCGCCTGGTTATTGATCTCTCTGTGGTCGAAATGGCATTAA
- a CDS encoding DUF2594 family protein, which produces MSQIDFSTSEHTQALANEVACLKAMITLMLKGMGQADAGKVIINMERFVAQLEDTQQAEVFSNTIKQIKFAYRQ; this is translated from the coding sequence ATGAGTCAAATCGACTTTTCTACTTCTGAACACACCCAGGCGCTGGCGAATGAAGTCGCCTGCCTGAAAGCAATGATCACATTGATGTTGAAAGGCATGGGTCAGGCCGATGCCGGGAAAGTTATCATTAATATGGAGCGTTTCGTGGCGCAACTCGAAGATACGCAACAGGCGGAAGTCTTTAGTAACACCATCAAACAGATTAAGTTCGCTTACCGCCAATAA
- the uvrY gene encoding UvrY/SirA/GacA family response regulator transcription factor gives MISILLVDDHELVRAGIRRILEDIKGIHVVGEANCGEDAVKWCRANNVDVVLMDMNMPGIGGLEATRKIVRFNPDIKIIMLTIHTENPLPAKVMQAGASGYLSKGAAPQEVVSAIRSVNAGQRYIASDIAQQMALSQIEPQKAESPFSCLSERELQIMLMITRGQKVTDISEQLNLSPKTVNSYRYRMFSKLNISGDVELTHLAIRHGLFNAESLIGSE, from the coding sequence TTGATTAGCATTCTCCTTGTTGACGACCACGAATTGGTACGCGCCGGCATTCGTCGCATACTGGAAGATATCAAAGGCATTCATGTTGTCGGTGAGGCCAACTGCGGTGAAGATGCGGTCAAATGGTGTCGCGCCAACAATGTTGACGTGGTGTTAATGGATATGAATATGCCGGGTATCGGTGGTTTAGAAGCAACGCGTAAAATTGTGCGCTTCAACCCGGATATTAAAATTATTATGCTGACCATTCATACTGAAAATCCGTTACCGGCGAAAGTGATGCAGGCAGGGGCTTCGGGGTATCTGAGCAAAGGCGCCGCGCCGCAAGAGGTGGTGAGTGCAATCCGTTCCGTGAATGCCGGTCAGCGTTATATCGCGTCCGACATTGCTCAGCAAATGGCGTTAAGTCAGATAGAGCCACAAAAAGCCGAGTCGCCGTTTAGCTGTTTGTCGGAACGAGAATTGCAGATTATGCTAATGATCACCCGCGGGCAAAAGGTGACAGATATCTCTGAACAACTGAACCTGAGCCCGAAAACTGTTAACAGCTATCGTTACCGTATGTTTAGCAAATTGAATATCAGCGGTGATGTAGAGTTAACGCATTTGGCCATCCGTCATGGCTTATTTAATGCGGAGTCGTTGATCGGTAGTGAGTGA